The following coding sequences lie in one Mucilaginibacter sp. KACC 22773 genomic window:
- a CDS encoding FecR family protein yields MEQKRIIQLLTRKLAGEATSEELLELDELLALFPEALYYEEVLNQITFKDELQEEIDIDEAFALHEQKYAHEFADDNQKGPATNLKRRLVTRWLVAASLITITSFAVFLLYRNKKSNNVSYTPDTEIVCGKRMRKKIVLPDGTSVWLNTNSKLQYDEAMLNKDRREVRLYGEAFFDVAKDKKHPFIIHTEKIAVKVLGTAFNIKAYPGDAVTETTLIRGLIELSLNSDPQRKILLRAKEKLALNESVLNEHNDKSAAPPIHNQLVIENIEPVEISNKDYIEETSWLQNKLVFKDESFEELVPKLEKWYNVTFKINNKTAAGYRFTGILENETLTQALTEMQIIRPFKFKITANDVVTIN; encoded by the coding sequence ATGGAGCAGAAAAGGATCATTCAGTTATTAACCAGGAAACTTGCCGGTGAAGCCACCAGCGAGGAACTACTGGAACTGGACGAACTGCTTGCGCTATTTCCCGAAGCCCTGTATTACGAAGAGGTGCTAAACCAAATTACCTTTAAAGATGAACTTCAGGAAGAAATTGATATAGATGAAGCTTTTGCCTTGCATGAGCAAAAATACGCGCATGAGTTTGCCGATGATAACCAGAAAGGCCCAGCCACCAATTTAAAAAGGAGGCTTGTTACACGCTGGCTGGTGGCCGCCTCGCTGATAACGATAACCAGTTTTGCCGTATTCCTGTTATATCGCAATAAAAAAAGCAACAATGTTTCATACACACCAGATACAGAAATTGTATGCGGCAAACGGATGCGCAAAAAAATAGTACTGCCTGACGGCACAAGCGTTTGGCTTAATACCAACAGCAAGCTCCAATATGATGAAGCCATGCTGAATAAGGACCGCCGGGAAGTAAGGCTGTACGGCGAGGCCTTTTTTGATGTAGCTAAAGATAAAAAGCATCCGTTTATTATACATACCGAAAAAATAGCTGTCAAAGTTTTAGGTACGGCTTTTAATATTAAAGCCTATCCTGGCGATGCTGTTACCGAAACAACGCTCATCAGGGGATTAATCGAGCTATCGCTTAACAGCGATCCGCAACGGAAAATATTGCTGCGTGCCAAAGAAAAACTCGCGTTAAATGAAAGCGTGCTAAATGAGCATAACGATAAAAGCGCCGCCCCGCCAATTCATAACCAGTTGGTAATAGAAAACATTGAACCGGTTGAAATATCAAACAAGGATTATATTGAAGAAACCTCATGGCTGCAAAACAAACTGGTTTTCAAAGACGAATCTTTTGAAGAGCTGGTACCCAAGTTAGAAAAATGGTATAACGTAACCTTTAAAATTAATAATAAAACCGCGGCCGGCTATAGGTTTACCGGCATTCTTGAAAACGAAACCCTAACCCAGGCATTAACAGAAATGCAAATTATAAGACCATTTAAATTTAAGATAACCGCCAATGACGTAGTGACCATTAACTAA
- a CDS encoding RagB/SusD family nutrient uptake outer membrane protein, which produces MKIRILMAVAIVTISLTSCKKFLTEQPYSFLTPSNFYKNQGDAVAALNGVFSTMQPQTFYQRTVYIVSDNASDLMYAAPGSSTDRNSLTNHTFAAVNGEIGNWYINDYKMIKNANDVIKYVPPISMDPVEKANIVGNARFLRALGYFNLLTAFGEVPLITEPVTATSPDLYPKKASLAALYDQVIADLQYAEANCYAEKNITAGNKGRVSSGAASGLLAKVLLTRAKSGAAKATDSQDALTECNKVINDGGSYSLLTNYASIFSSDNKYNKEIVFAVRFGTAPNVGNIILRMFYPTVLGGYGSFFAQNNFFNNGFPDGDRDIRKTYSISNQAVDNKGVTQTVTPFIYKFRDSQWKQDNNSRSDWFVLRLAEIYLLQSEAMNNINPADPDKFNGINIVRARAGLSLPTDQLNITNTPTPDAFIDALLAERARELCGEGQRRWDLLRLGRLKAAMAKVSVTVDDNHLLFPIPQSEQDANPNF; this is translated from the coding sequence ATGAAGATAAGAATTTTAATGGCTGTGGCGATAGTTACTATCAGCCTTACCTCGTGTAAGAAATTCCTTACCGAACAGCCATATAGCTTTTTAACGCCCTCCAATTTTTATAAAAACCAGGGCGATGCGGTTGCGGCTTTAAACGGAGTTTTCAGCACGATGCAACCTCAAACCTTTTATCAGCGTACGGTTTACATCGTATCTGATAATGCATCGGACCTGATGTATGCGGCACCTGGTTCTTCAACCGACAGGAACTCGCTGACCAACCATACTTTTGCCGCGGTTAATGGCGAAATTGGCAACTGGTACATCAATGATTACAAAATGATCAAGAATGCCAATGATGTTATCAAATACGTTCCGCCGATTTCGATGGACCCGGTTGAGAAGGCAAATATTGTTGGTAATGCCCGCTTTTTGCGTGCATTAGGCTATTTTAATCTGCTTACTGCTTTTGGGGAAGTGCCGCTTATTACAGAACCTGTTACCGCAACCTCGCCCGATCTGTATCCAAAAAAAGCTTCACTTGCGGCTCTTTATGACCAGGTGATTGCCGATCTTCAGTATGCCGAAGCCAATTGCTATGCCGAAAAAAATATTACTGCCGGCAATAAGGGAAGGGTATCTTCGGGCGCAGCATCTGGCCTGTTAGCAAAGGTACTGTTAACACGCGCTAAATCAGGGGCAGCAAAAGCTACTGATAGCCAGGACGCGCTTACCGAATGTAATAAAGTAATTAACGACGGCGGCTCATACAGCTTGCTTACCAATTATGCCAGTATATTCAGCTCGGATAATAAATATAACAAAGAGATAGTTTTTGCGGTACGCTTTGGCACAGCGCCCAATGTTGGTAATATTATATTGCGGATGTTTTATCCAACTGTTTTAGGCGGGTACGGCTCATTTTTTGCCCAGAACAACTTTTTCAATAATGGCTTTCCCGATGGCGACAGAGATATACGCAAAACCTATAGCATATCTAACCAGGCGGTTGATAATAAAGGTGTAACCCAAACGGTAACCCCTTTTATTTATAAATTCAGAGACAGCCAGTGGAAGCAGGATAATAATTCACGGAGTGATTGGTTTGTATTACGCCTGGCCGAAATTTACCTGTTGCAATCAGAGGCCATGAATAACATCAATCCAGCTGACCCCGACAAGTTTAACGGGATAAATATAGTGAGGGCACGGGCGGGTTTATCATTGCCAACAGACCAACTAAATATTACCAATACCCCCACCCCTGATGCGTTTATAGATGCCTTACTGGCCGAACGGGCGCGTGAACTTTGCGGAGAAGGGCAACGCCGCTGGGACCTTTTACGTTTGGGACGGCTGAAAGCCGCTATGGCCAAAGTTAGTGTCACTGTTGATGATAACCATTTACTATTCCCGATTCCACAATCTGAACAGGATGCCAATCCTAATTTTTAA
- a CDS encoding PAS domain-containing sensor histidine kinase, protein MQTQESNHDNLMTFFNAMDEVFFSVDMVNMQVLQISQACEKLYGYKPADFIAANGLWFNLVHPEDNDIVVNEQKKLEQGEQASSQFRIIHKDGTTRWVEKKTIPILNPSGSLIRAEGIIRDITSVKAEKETLRLSEELYRQIVETAQEGIWTIDENEKTNFVNIKIAEILGYSAEEMMGKELYDFMDEEGKAYAIACMERRRNGAKENLNIRYVKKNGEDVWTNISANPIFDKTGRYKGALAMVTDITQSKQDQEALQKSEANLRAIFDNTDIAYVLFDDELNIVSFNAQAQKYSEERRNKTLKTGQAMKGYFPAERMAFMEEMLDKVVRNGSAEYELSYPKNDGTVEWYHIQWFVIKNSEQNPCGFVVANKNITAHKIAGLERERITADLIQQNKDLEQFTYIISHNLRAPVANIIGLSYLVDEKDGTLTEMREVLEKAAQSAKDIDTVIQDLNHILQTRKVVNEQKETVHFNNLVNDIKVNMQHIIADENVYFECAFDEASAIFSIRSFMYSIFYNIISNSIKYRRAGIVPLIHIESHQHKDKIRLTFKDNGKGIDLDKNAASLFGLYKRFDTTMEGKGMGLFMVKTQVEALGGNVKVKSKLTEGTEIILEFPFTKPGD, encoded by the coding sequence ATGCAAACACAGGAAAGCAACCATGATAATTTAATGACATTTTTTAATGCCATGGATGAAGTTTTCTTTTCTGTTGATATGGTAAATATGCAGGTATTGCAAATTTCGCAGGCATGCGAAAAACTATACGGTTATAAACCCGCCGATTTTATTGCCGCTAACGGGCTGTGGTTTAATTTGGTGCACCCAGAGGATAACGACATCGTTGTTAATGAACAAAAAAAGTTAGAACAAGGCGAGCAGGCAAGCAGCCAGTTCCGCATTATCCATAAAGACGGAACGACGCGCTGGGTGGAAAAAAAGACTATCCCCATACTGAATCCTTCGGGGAGTTTAATAAGGGCCGAGGGGATTATCAGGGATATCACTTCGGTTAAAGCCGAAAAGGAAACACTAAGGTTAAGTGAGGAGTTGTACCGGCAAATTGTTGAAACCGCCCAGGAAGGCATCTGGACAATTGATGAAAACGAAAAAACAAATTTTGTAAACATCAAAATAGCCGAAATTTTGGGCTACTCCGCAGAAGAAATGATGGGAAAGGAACTTTATGATTTTATGGACGAAGAGGGGAAGGCCTACGCTATAGCCTGCATGGAAAGGCGAAGAAACGGGGCCAAAGAAAATTTAAATATCAGGTACGTTAAAAAAAATGGGGAAGATGTGTGGACAAATATATCTGCCAATCCAATTTTTGATAAAACAGGCAGGTATAAAGGCGCCCTTGCCATGGTTACAGATATTACCCAGAGTAAACAAGATCAGGAAGCGCTTCAAAAATCGGAAGCAAACCTGCGCGCCATTTTCGACAACACCGATATAGCTTATGTGCTGTTTGATGACGAGCTGAACATCGTTTCATTTAACGCGCAGGCGCAAAAGTATTCTGAAGAACGCCGAAATAAAACACTGAAGACAGGCCAGGCCATGAAAGGTTATTTTCCGGCAGAAAGAATGGCTTTTATGGAAGAAATGCTGGATAAAGTTGTCAGGAACGGAAGCGCCGAGTATGAATTAAGTTATCCAAAAAACGACGGCACTGTTGAATGGTACCATATTCAATGGTTTGTTATAAAAAACAGTGAGCAAAATCCCTGTGGTTTTGTGGTGGCTAACAAAAACATTACCGCGCATAAAATTGCCGGGCTTGAACGCGAAAGGATAACAGCCGATCTTATCCAGCAAAACAAAGACCTGGAGCAGTTTACTTATATCATATCGCATAATCTGCGCGCGCCTGTGGCCAATATAATAGGACTCTCGTACCTGGTTGATGAAAAAGATGGCACCTTGACTGAAATGCGTGAAGTGCTTGAAAAAGCCGCCCAATCTGCAAAAGATATCGACACCGTTATACAGGACCTTAACCATATCCTGCAAACCCGCAAGGTGGTAAACGAACAAAAAGAAACAGTGCATTTTAACAACCTGGTAAATGATATTAAGGTTAATATGCAGCATATCATCGCAGATGAAAACGTTTATTTTGAATGCGCTTTTGATGAGGCCAGCGCCATATTTTCCATACGAAGTTTCATGTACAGTATTTTTTACAATATTATTTCAAACAGCATCAAATATCGCCGGGCTGGCATTGTGCCGCTTATTCATATCGAAAGCCATCAGCATAAAGATAAAATAAGACTGACTTTTAAAGACAATGGCAAGGGGATTGATCTTGACAAAAATGCCGCCAGCCTGTTTGGCTTGTACAAACGTTTTGATACCACTATGGAAGGCAAGGGCATGGGGCTTTTTATGGTTAAAACCCAGGTTGAGGCTTTAGGCGGTAACGTAAAAGTAAAAAGCAAACTAACAGAAGGTACCGAAATTATTTTAGAATTTCCCTTTACAAAACCTGGCGACTGA
- a CDS encoding RNA polymerase sigma factor → MSCNLSDLTDIVKEIAVHDSYSAYKKLFGLLFPPIKRFSYSLLKSPELAEEVASDVLITLWRKRDSITSINNIKVYAFVIAKNLCLNILKKNSGGRIVSLDDIAVNLRIDNTTPEWILINDELRISLNNAINELPTRCKIIFRLVKEDGLSYKEVSEILDISIKTVDAQLVIATRRLSVSIKKEFNLSPVKKY, encoded by the coding sequence ATGTCGTGCAATTTGTCTGACTTAACGGATATTGTAAAAGAAATAGCTGTGCACGACAGTTATTCCGCTTACAAAAAGTTATTCGGATTGCTATTTCCACCAATAAAACGCTTTTCATACAGCCTGTTAAAATCACCGGAGCTTGCAGAAGAGGTAGCATCTGACGTATTGATTACTTTGTGGCGAAAGCGGGATTCTATTACCTCCATCAATAATATTAAAGTATATGCTTTTGTAATTGCAAAAAACCTGTGCTTAAATATTTTAAAAAAGAATTCGGGCGGCAGAATAGTTTCACTGGATGATATTGCAGTTAATTTACGGATTGATAACACAACCCCCGAGTGGATCCTGATTAACGACGAATTGAGGATAAGCCTTAATAATGCTATCAACGAATTGCCAACCAGGTGTAAAATAATTTTCAGGCTGGTAAAAGAAGATGGCCTGAGTTATAAAGAAGTTTCTGAAATACTTGACATATCTATAAAAACAGTTGATGCTCAACTTGTTATTGCCACCAGGCGCCTGTCTGTTTCTATTAAAAAGGAGTTTAACCTTAGCCCGGTAAAAAAATATTAA
- a CDS encoding histidine-type phosphatase, producing the protein MKKAFLYLLLISVSAFNAHAQDCGTAFLGTKTLYKVPLAKYTPAPKGYRPVFINHVGRHGARHLTKDVNTTAIYVILLKADSAGMLTEKGRLLKQMVLNLQKVEKGNTKSISAEGRTELQQIGDRMYRNYSNIFAGHPKLKVTITKEVRTKQSADAFLSGLKAGLKDSAQITEANDDLNLRFYDESPAYTAYKDGDDWEKYKAIIAKAEHIEEINKNIIAKFFTPDFVKVQDKKWADKIVSDIWGFATIVYSLKEEINQKGIDPKDLDFTHFFSCDELKALGRADAAEDFLVKGPGIKPNGIQVSIAAPLLANFITTSDDFIKTGAISANLRFAHAETISPFAALLVIKGADKVSPNINQFDANWRASNVAPLSSNIQWIFYKKRGSASYLVKILLNEKEAHISGLKTGFPYYKWADIRQLYMTKLAMLNYKPGDDAAAFLKELK; encoded by the coding sequence ATGAAAAAAGCTTTCTTATATCTTCTGCTCATTTCTGTATCAGCTTTCAATGCTCATGCCCAGGATTGTGGTACCGCTTTTTTAGGCACCAAAACCTTGTATAAAGTGCCGCTTGCCAAATATACACCTGCGCCAAAAGGTTACCGGCCGGTGTTTATTAATCACGTGGGCAGGCACGGGGCAAGGCATTTAACTAAGGATGTAAATACCACTGCTATATACGTCATTTTATTAAAGGCCGATAGCGCAGGCATGCTTACCGAAAAAGGCAGGTTGCTTAAACAAATGGTGCTTAACCTGCAAAAGGTAGAGAAAGGAAACACCAAATCCATATCTGCCGAGGGCCGTACCGAATTACAGCAAATAGGGGATAGGATGTATCGAAACTACAGCAACATATTTGCCGGCCATCCCAAATTAAAAGTAACAATCACCAAAGAGGTACGCACTAAACAAAGCGCCGATGCTTTTTTGTCGGGGTTGAAGGCGGGTTTAAAAGATTCGGCTCAGATAACGGAGGCCAATGATGACTTAAACCTGCGGTTTTACGATGAATCGCCGGCTTATACAGCTTATAAAGACGGCGACGATTGGGAAAAATACAAAGCTATTATTGCCAAAGCCGAACATATTGAAGAGATCAACAAAAATATTATCGCCAAATTTTTCACGCCTGATTTTGTGAAAGTACAGGATAAAAAATGGGCTGATAAAATAGTAAGTGATATCTGGGGGTTTGCAACTATAGTATATTCGTTAAAGGAAGAAATCAACCAAAAGGGCATCGATCCCAAAGATCTTGACTTTACCCACTTTTTTTCCTGTGATGAGCTAAAAGCTTTGGGGCGCGCCGATGCCGCTGAAGATTTTTTGGTAAAAGGCCCCGGTATAAAACCCAATGGCATCCAGGTAAGTATAGCTGCGCCTTTATTAGCCAATTTTATAACCACCAGCGATGATTTTATAAAAACCGGAGCAATTAGCGCCAACCTCCGTTTTGCCCATGCCGAAACTATTTCGCCTTTTGCGGCATTGTTGGTAATTAAAGGCGCCGATAAGGTATCGCCAAACATTAACCAGTTTGATGCCAATTGGCGGGCTTCAAACGTAGCCCCGCTAAGCTCAAATATCCAATGGATATTTTATAAAAAAAGGGGATCGGCAAGTTACCTTGTCAAGATACTACTAAACGAGAAGGAAGCGCATATCAGCGGGTTAAAAACAGGTTTCCCATATTACAAATGGGCCGATATACGCCAATTGTATATGACCAAACTTGCCATGCTAAATTACAAACCGGGCGACGATGCTGCTGCGTTTTTAAAGGAGTTAAAATAG
- a CDS encoding TonB-dependent receptor, whose product MKKEILHDKVFSVPHYRKFLLMLNWTFVLTFLFCLNVSANSYSQNVKVSLNLKDASLRKAINTLEQKGKTRFLYSEQLLPQDKQVTLDVNNVPLLDVLNRILENTGLDYQTTDNGLVIIALKGSVIKNIQVKGRVLDDKGSPLPGVSVKVLGTNGGAVTNGNGEYDVSVPEGASLVFSYIGYLTQTVEVGTKTQINVVLKTDEASQKLSEVIVVGYGTQRKSDLTGSVASISGKDLDKTPVLGADQMLQGRVSGLQLTQSDGQPGSATSIRIRGTNSINSGNEPLYVVDGFAGVGNLTSINPNDIQSIEVLKDASATAIYGSRGANGVILITTKKGKAGQHAINFESYAGVQRIARKLPLMDATQFGKYLNEYYTEYNAANPATAKALPYTDDQIAGFGKGTDWQNALYRTAPIQNYQLSFNGGTNEARYYLSLNHFDQDGIMRATGFRRELVRLNLDRNIGKKIKMGFSSQISYNVQAVDPSITGVGYGAAGGALSMSPITPLRDASGAYTFANAPAAYVGTYGNPVAAVELATDRIANSRGLINTFGEYEFIPGFKFKSSFGVDYNTANENSYLPTTIYIGQQTGGTAYSSNNTSYSWLNENTLSFNKQFNKIYVIDAVAGVSLQEFKTKAFSSSAQGFFTDNLGTDNLALGANVLTPQSNKYRNTIASYFGRINYRLMEKYLFTFTMRSDGSSRFGATRKWGYFPSGAFAWRASEEKFIKNIKQISDLKIRASYGVTGNQEIGSYQSLSQYGINSYTLGTSATRVVGVQPNNIANPKLSWESTASFDVGADMGLFNNRISLTADYYHKTTSDLLLNFSIPQSSGFSSILLNAGKVENHGIEFSLTTRNIESRNFNWNTTLTYAANRNKVLDMNGTNNILVGNTGPYIATNGLAPSILRVGQPIGSFYGYHFDGIYQTQAQIAAAGISGVVPGDAIIRDVDGNKIIDGNDRQIIGQAAPKFIFSINNTLSYKNFDLSIFAQGVQGNKVLNLTSYAHSSGTTANVYSYMANAWNGAGSTNTVPRVLSTSIRNAGVVDNYLEDGSYLRIQTISLGYNIPVSPTSRVFKTSTVYVTVQNVHTFTKYTGYNPEINSFGAQNLNAGTQNLNPGSQNLNLGADVNSYPPPRTFLLGVKIGF is encoded by the coding sequence ATGAAAAAAGAAATACTTCATGATAAAGTATTTTCTGTGCCCCATTACCGAAAATTTTTATTGATGCTTAACTGGACTTTTGTTCTCACTTTCCTGTTTTGTTTGAATGTATCGGCAAACAGTTATTCGCAAAACGTTAAGGTTAGCCTTAACCTTAAAGACGCGTCTTTGAGGAAGGCTATTAACACCCTTGAGCAAAAAGGGAAAACCCGTTTTTTATACAGCGAGCAGCTGTTGCCGCAAGACAAGCAGGTTACGCTTGATGTTAACAACGTGCCCCTGCTTGATGTATTAAACAGGATACTTGAAAATACCGGCCTTGATTACCAGACAACTGATAACGGGTTGGTGATTATAGCCCTGAAGGGTTCTGTCATTAAAAACATACAGGTAAAGGGCAGGGTGCTTGATGATAAAGGCAGCCCATTGCCGGGGGTAAGTGTAAAGGTACTTGGTACAAACGGCGGCGCCGTAACTAATGGCAATGGCGAATACGATGTATCGGTGCCCGAAGGGGCTTCCCTGGTATTTTCGTATATCGGCTATCTTACACAAACGGTTGAAGTTGGTACAAAAACACAAATTAACGTAGTTTTAAAAACAGATGAGGCCAGCCAGAAACTGAGCGAAGTAATTGTGGTTGGATACGGCACGCAACGCAAAAGCGATCTTACCGGATCAGTAGCCTCCATAAGCGGGAAAGATTTGGATAAAACGCCGGTACTGGGCGCCGACCAGATGCTGCAGGGAAGGGTTAGCGGTTTGCAGCTTACTCAATCAGACGGGCAGCCGGGCAGTGCCACATCTATCCGCATACGGGGCACCAACTCCATCAACTCGGGTAACGAGCCTTTGTATGTTGTTGATGGTTTTGCAGGTGTTGGCAACCTTACCTCCATCAACCCTAATGATATACAATCTATCGAGGTTTTAAAAGATGCGTCGGCAACCGCAATTTATGGTAGCCGCGGTGCCAATGGGGTAATACTTATTACCACCAAAAAGGGAAAAGCCGGGCAGCACGCTATAAATTTTGAATCGTACGCGGGTGTACAGCGTATAGCCCGCAAACTCCCCCTTATGGACGCCACACAGTTTGGCAAATACCTGAACGAATATTATACCGAATATAACGCAGCTAACCCAGCCACAGCCAAAGCTTTACCTTACACCGACGACCAGATTGCCGGGTTTGGCAAAGGCACCGACTGGCAGAACGCGCTATACCGCACCGCGCCAATACAAAATTATCAGCTTAGCTTTAACGGCGGAACCAACGAAGCTCGATACTACCTCAGCTTAAACCACTTTGACCAGGACGGTATCATGAGGGCCACGGGTTTCAGGCGCGAACTGGTGCGTTTAAACCTGGACAGGAATATAGGCAAGAAGATTAAGATGGGCTTTTCTTCGCAGATTTCCTATAATGTACAGGCGGTTGACCCAAGTATAACCGGGGTAGGATATGGCGCTGCGGGCGGCGCGTTAAGCATGAGCCCAATTACACCATTACGCGATGCCAGCGGGGCATATACATTTGCAAATGCGCCTGCCGCGTATGTTGGCACATATGGAAACCCGGTTGCCGCTGTTGAATTGGCCACAGACCGTATTGCCAATTCGCGGGGGCTTATTAATACTTTTGGCGAGTATGAATTTATCCCCGGCTTTAAATTTAAAAGCAGTTTTGGGGTTGATTATAATACCGCAAACGAAAATTCATACCTGCCTACCACTATTTACATAGGGCAGCAAACCGGCGGAACGGCTTATTCGTCCAATAATACAAGCTATAGCTGGTTAAATGAAAATACATTATCCTTCAATAAACAATTCAACAAAATATACGTAATTGATGCGGTAGCCGGTGTTTCATTACAGGAGTTTAAAACCAAGGCATTCAGCAGCAGTGCACAGGGCTTTTTTACAGATAATTTAGGCACCGACAACCTGGCTTTAGGCGCCAATGTTTTAACGCCCCAATCCAACAAGTACAGGAATACTATTGCCTCCTATTTTGGGCGGATTAATTACCGGCTGATGGAAAAATACCTGTTTACTTTCACCATGCGTTCTGATGGGTCTTCCCGTTTTGGTGCAACAAGAAAATGGGGGTATTTTCCATCCGGAGCGTTCGCGTGGCGGGCATCGGAAGAGAAATTCATTAAAAACATAAAACAAATATCAGACCTGAAAATCAGGGCCAGCTACGGGGTTACCGGTAACCAGGAAATAGGATCATATCAATCATTATCTCAATATGGCATAAACAGCTACACTTTAGGCACGTCGGCAACACGTGTGGTTGGCGTACAGCCAAATAATATTGCTAACCCTAAATTGAGTTGGGAGTCTACAGCTTCTTTTGACGTAGGCGCCGACATGGGATTATTTAATAACCGCATCAGCCTTACTGCCGATTATTATCATAAAACAACCAGCGATCTGCTGCTTAATTTTTCGATACCTCAATCGTCGGGTTTTTCAAGCATCTTGCTTAATGCGGGAAAGGTTGAAAACCACGGTATCGAATTTTCTTTAACTACAAGAAATATTGAATCGCGGAATTTCAACTGGAATACCACCCTTACCTATGCCGCCAACCGGAACAAAGTATTGGATATGAATGGCACCAACAATATACTGGTTGGTAATACCGGTCCATACATTGCAACCAACGGCCTTGCACCTTCTATTTTGCGGGTTGGCCAGCCTATAGGATCGTTTTACGGCTATCATTTTGATGGCATATACCAAACCCAGGCGCAAATTGCTGCAGCAGGCATATCAGGCGTAGTACCGGGCGACGCCATCATTCGAGATGTTGACGGCAATAAAATAATTGACGGTAATGACCGGCAAATTATCGGGCAGGCAGCTCCAAAATTTATTTTCAGCATAAACAATACTTTATCTTACAAAAACTTCGATCTTTCCATTTTTGCCCAGGGGGTACAAGGCAACAAGGTGCTAAACCTTACCAGCTATGCACACAGCAGCGGTACTACAGCAAACGTGTACAGCTATATGGCAAATGCCTGGAACGGCGCCGGCAGCACCAACACCGTTCCAAGGGTACTCAGCACGTCTATACGCAACGCCGGCGTGGTAGATAATTACCTGGAAGACGGGAGTTATTTGAGGATACAAACCATATCGCTGGGATACAATATACCTGTTTCGCCCACATCACGGGTATTTAAAACCTCAACGGTATATGTCACAGTCCAAAACGTACACACTTTCACAAAATACACCGGCTATAACCCCGAAATAAACAGCTTTGGCGCCCAAAACTTAAATGCGGGTACGCAGAACCTGAACCCAGGCAGCCAGAACTTAAACCTTGGGGCCGACGTTAACTCATATCCGCCGCCAAGAACCTTTTTATTGGGAGTGAAAATAGGATTTTAA
- a CDS encoding Hsp20/alpha crystallin family protein → MTLVKFNPEKRSNSLLPGFNDVFDSIFNDTFLNDRMVARVPAANISETAENYHIELAAPGLKKEDFKLNLDRNVLSISVEQLSESNNEKKNYSKREYSYSSFVRSFTLPESADDNRIEATYTDGVLKVNIAKKEEAKSVSRQIEIK, encoded by the coding sequence ATGACATTGGTTAAATTTAATCCCGAAAAAAGGAGCAACTCATTACTGCCAGGCTTTAATGACGTTTTTGATTCCATTTTTAACGACACTTTTTTAAACGACCGTATGGTGGCCCGCGTGCCTGCCGCTAACATTAGCGAAACAGCCGAAAACTACCATATTGAACTGGCTGCACCCGGCTTAAAAAAAGAAGATTTTAAACTAAACCTTGACCGCAATGTATTGAGCATTTCTGTTGAACAATTGTCAGAAAGCAATAACGAGAAAAAAAATTACAGCAAACGCGAGTACAGTTATAGCTCATTCGTGAGATCATTTACCCTTCCTGAAAGCGCAGATGACAATCGCATTGAAGCTACTTACACCGATGGCGTACTTAAGGTAAACATTGCCAAAAAAGAAGAAGCCAAATCTGTAAGCAGGCAAATTGAAATTAAATAA